A single window of Streptomyces aquilus DNA harbors:
- a CDS encoding GNAT family N-acetyltransferase, producing the protein MYAISLGDGAELRPLEPWHAEEFLANLERGREFIGQFIAFGSQAVDVDSARATLQRYAQMRADDTGGYHGIWLDGKLVGGVLTLNFDAAQGNAEVGCWLEPAATGRGLITRAMRLLIDHVIEERGIHRVEWVAAAGNTASLNVARRLGLTRDGVQRESHLHHGVRHDLEIWSVLAPEWREARARAAHNDH; encoded by the coding sequence ATGTACGCGATATCGCTGGGTGACGGGGCCGAACTGCGGCCGCTGGAGCCCTGGCACGCCGAGGAGTTCCTGGCGAACCTGGAGCGCGGCAGGGAGTTCATCGGGCAGTTCATCGCCTTCGGCTCCCAGGCCGTCGACGTCGACTCCGCCCGGGCGACCCTCCAGCGCTACGCGCAGATGCGCGCCGACGACACCGGCGGCTACCACGGCATCTGGCTGGACGGAAAGCTCGTCGGCGGCGTCCTCACGCTCAACTTCGACGCCGCTCAGGGCAACGCCGAGGTCGGCTGCTGGCTGGAGCCCGCCGCCACCGGACGCGGGCTGATCACCCGGGCGATGCGGCTGCTCATCGACCACGTGATCGAGGAACGCGGCATCCACCGCGTCGAATGGGTCGCCGCCGCCGGCAACACCGCCAGCCTGAACGTGGCCCGGCGGCTGGGGCTGACCCGGGACGGGGTCCAGCGCGAGAGCCACCTCCACCACGGGGTGCGGCACGATCTGGAGATCTGGTCGGTGCTCGCGCCCGAGTGGCGCGAGGCACGCGCGCGTGCGGCTCACAACGATCATTAA